The following coding sequences lie in one Capsicum annuum cultivar UCD-10X-F1 chromosome 5, UCD10Xv1.1, whole genome shotgun sequence genomic window:
- the LOC107871336 gene encoding 60S ribosomal protein L35 has product MARIKVHELRSKSKTELLAQLKDLKAELALLRVAKVTGGAPNKLSKIKVVRLSIAQVLTVISQKQKAALREVYKNKKYLPLDLRPKKTRAIRKRLTKHQASLKTEREKKKEMYFPLRKYAIKV; this is encoded by the exons ATGG CGAGAATCAAGGTTCATGAACTGAGGAGCAAATCGAAGACTGAACTATTGGCTCAGTTGAAGGATCTGAAGGCCGAGCTTGCCCTTCTTCGTGTTGCAAAGGTCACTGGTGGTGCTCCTAACAAGCTCTCCAAAAT CAAGGTGGTAAGGTTGTCTATTGCACAGGTTTTGACTGTAATTTCACAGAAGCAAAAAGCTGCTCTTCGTGAAGTTTACAAGAACAAGAAATACCTGCCTCTCGATTTGCGTCCCAAGAAAACTAGGGCCATCCGCAAACGTTTGACTAAGCACCAG GCGTCGTTGAAGACggagagagagaagaagaaggagatgtACTTCCCTTTGAGAAAGTACGCGATCAAAGTGTAG
- the LOC107871335 gene encoding ALA-interacting subunit 1, with amino-acid sequence MNPSSSSTVVVGSDETTSIRRNSNRPKYSRFTQQELPACKPILTPKWVISVFLIVGIVFIPIGVVSLLASRDVVEIIDRYDSVCVPKNISGVDYITGNLDKTCVRSLIVPKKMKQPIYVYYQLENYYQNHRRYVKSRSDQQLRSSSKRADVGSCEPEDRANGQPIVPCGLIAWSLFNDTYSFTSNRGGNANTSLVVNKKGIAWKSDRDHKFGKDVFPSNFQKGPLIGGGKLDENVSLDKQEDLIVWMRTAALPTFRKLYGKIEVDLIAGDVINVTLKNNYNTYSFDGKKKLVLSTTRWIGGKNDFLGIAYLTVGGLCFFLAMAFTVVYLVKPRQLGDPTYLSWNRNPGGN; translated from the coding sequence ATGAACCCATCATCTTCATCAACTGTGGTTGTTGGATCTGATGAGACTACTTCAATCAGACGTAATTCAAACAGACCCAAGTATTCAAGATTCACTCAACAAGAGTTACCTGCTTGCAAACCAATACTTACTCCAAAATGGGTGATTTCTGTTTTCTTGAttgttggtattgtgtttatTCCTATTGGTGTTGTTTCCCTTTTAGCTTCTCGTGATGTTGTTGAAATTATTGATCGTTATGATTCTGTATGTGTCCCAAAAAATATAAGTGGAGTGGATTATATTACTGGTAATCTTGATAAAACATGTGTTAGGAGTTTAATTGTGCCTAAGAAAATGAAGCAacctatatatgtttattatcaGCTTGAGAATTATTATCAGAATCATAGGAGGTATGTGAAAAGTAGAAGTGATCAACAGTTGAGGAGTAGTAGTAAGAGGGCTGATGTAGGGTCTTGTGAACCCGAGGATCGTGCGAATGGTCAACCAATTGTGCCTTGTGGATTGATTGCTTGGAGTTTGTTTAATGATACGTATAGTTTTACGAGTAATCGTGGTGGGAATGCGAATACGTCGTTGGTTGTGAATAAGAAAGGAATAGCGTGGAAGAGTGATAGGGATCATAAGTTTGGGAAGGATGTTTTTCCATCGAATTTTCAGAAGGGGCCGTTGATTGGAGGTGGGAAGCTGGACGAGAATGTGTCGTTGGATAAGCAAGAGGATTTGATTGTTTGGATGAGGACTGCTGCACTTCCGACGTTTAGGAAGTTGTATGGGAAGATTGAGGTGGATTTGATAGCGGGTGATGTTATAAACGTGACGTTGAAGAACAATTACAATACGTATAGTTTTGATGGAAAGAAGAAGCTTGTGCTTTCGACGACTCGCTGGATTGGTGGGAAGAATGATTTTCTTGGTATTGCTTATCTTACTGTTGGTGGATTGTGCTTCTTTTTGGCTATGGCCTTCACAGTCGTGTATCTTGTTAAGCCAAGGCAGCTTGGAGATCCAACTTATTTGTCGTGGAACCGCAACCCAGGAGGCAACTAG
- the LOC107872199 gene encoding exocyst complex component EXO70H1, which yields MAICDISKTESSSLSTPRKAKKNLFSFAKTNSSDLTPPQKPSQTFSRTIMEENIDNASAIIKKWDHSESSSDKYCSFFQQDRKEAKEYIQCVNDLKRAMHFLVTQHSTCNKLVLAQNLMQMAMQRLEKEFHQILSTKKEHLDPESVSKSSTSSHLSRSISVDSQESTESGNEIQVTEFERLSVQAMNDLKMIAECMIGSGYAKECWKMYRTIRKSVVDEGLYRLGIESRSLAQLNAMKPDVLENNITDWINAAKVAIKTLFYGEKFLCDHVLSASKTMRDTCFSDLAKDAGLNLFKFPELVATKTKKSHGKTFVLMDLHEAIEQLLPEIESIFSYESVSAVKVKVHSSLNKLKSSILSMIYNFEVSIQKNSSKTPVPGGGIHPLTTSVTDYVTSLASYNGVLSDIISDFAFVSPSSSYPEAYFDSPSISPTPNNSKNSSVSAKLAWIILVLLCKLDSKAELYNDIALSYLFLANNIHFVIERVRASTLKDLLGHEWTSSLERKVKLYSSKYENVAWSKVILCLPKSLNPAISPDTIKEHFKRFNESFEESYQRQKSWVVPDEKLRDEIKTSIARRLVSVYRDFYDYYMVVLSGENDLDVLVRYSPDNFGTCLTDLFHENNLRCRSLLSSTTSLPNSCVWRCIS from the coding sequence atggcAATATGCGATATCTCTAAGACagaatcatcatcactatccacGCCGCGAAAAGCCAAAAAAAACCTATTCTCTTTCGCGAAAACTAACTCCTCAGACCTTACACCTCCTCAGAAACCCTCGCAGACATTCTCCCGGACAATCATGGAGGAGAACATTGACAACGCGAGCGCGATTATCAAAAAATGGGATCATAGCGAATCATCATCTGATAAATATTGTTCATTTTTTCAACAAGATAGAAAAGAAGCCAAAGAGTACATCCAATGTGTCAATGACTTAAAGAGAGCAATGCATTTTCTTGTTACACAACATTCAACATGTAACAAACTTGTACTTGCACAAAACCTAATGCAAATGGCTATGCAAAGACTAGAGAAAGAATTCCATCAAATTTTGTCGACGAAAAAGGAGCATTTAGATCCCGAATCAGTATCAAAGTCAAGTACATCCTCACACTTATCGCGGTCCATCTCAGTTGATTCGCAAGAATCAACTGAGTCCGGAAATGAGATTCAGGTTACTGAGTTTGAACGTCTTTCTGTTCAAGCTATGAATGATCTCAAAATGATCGCGGAATGTATGATTGGTTCTGGCTATGCAAAAGAGTGTTGGAAGATGTACAGGACCATCAGGAAGTCAGTAGTAGACGAAGGGCTGTATCGTCTTGGCATTGAATCGCGTAGTTTAGCTCAACTCAACGCGATGAAACCTGATGTTCTTGAAAATAATATCACGGATTGGATCAATGCAGCTAAAGTCGCGATAAAAACACTCTTCTACGGAGAGAAGTTTCTGTGTGATCACGTGCTCTCAGCCTCGAAAACAATGAGAGATACATGTTTCAGTGATCTAGCTAAAGATGCTGGACTCAATCTGTTTAAATTCCCAGAGCTCGTTGCAACAAAGACGAAGAAATCACATGGGAAGACCTTCGTGTTAATGGACTTACACGAAGCAATCGAGCAACTCTTGCCAGAGATCGAATCAATCTTTTCGTATGAATCAGTCTCAGCTGTCAAAGTTAAAGTCCACTCTTCGCTAAATAAACTTAAATCCTCTATTCTGAGTATGATCTATAATTTCGAGGTGTCAATACAGAAGAATTCCTCGAAAACACCAGTTCCTGGTGGGGGAATTCATCCGTTAACAACTTCTGTTACGGATTATGTAACTTCATTGGCAAGTTACAACGGAGTACTCTCCGATATCATATCTGATTTCGCCTTTGTATCACCATCCTCCTCGTATCCTGAGGCTTACTTCGACAGTCCATCAATCAGTCCTACACCAAACAACTCAAAAAACTCATCAGTATCTGCTAAACTTGCGTGGATCATCCTAGTCCTACTCTGCAAACTCGATAGCAAAGCAGAACTTTACAACGATATCGCCTTATCCTACCTCTTCCTAGCTAACAATATCCATTTTGTTATCGAGAGGGTACGTGCAAGTACCCTCAAAGACCTTCTAGGACACGAATGGACATCGAGTCTGGAGAGAAAGGTAAAGTTGTATTCATCAAAATACGAAAATGTAGCATGGAGTAAAGTGATTCTTTGTCTGCCTAAAAGCTTAAACCCCGCGATTTCCCCTGATACGATTAAGGAACACTTCAAACGATTCAATGAATCGTTTGAAGAGTCGTATCAGAGACAGAAATCCTGGGTGGTACCTGATGAGAAGCTACGTGATGAGATCAAAACATCGATAGCAAGAAGATTGGTGAGTGTTTATAGGGATTTTTACGATTACTATATGGTCGTGCTGAGTGGTGAAAATGATTTGGATGTGTTGGTAAGATATTCACCTGATAATTTTGGGACTTGCTTGACTGATTtgtttcatgaaaataatttgaGGTGTAGGAGTTTGTTGTCATCAACAACATCATTGCCAAACTCATGTGTTTGGCGATGTATTTCTTGA